Proteins encoded together in one Blastocatellia bacterium window:
- a CDS encoding YbaN family protein, whose product MQGQRDRGWRPLHPIWRALLISLGTAALVIGFIGIFVPGLPTTPFLLIASGCYVRSSERLYRWLTSRPWYRESVSPLIEQRALPLKTKIVALVLGWSMLGYLALFVVEDLALKVLILVVALIKTSVIVSLKTVR is encoded by the coding sequence ATGCAGGGCCAAAGAGATCGAGGATGGCGCCCACTTCATCCGATCTGGCGTGCCCTCTTGATCTCGCTGGGCACAGCAGCCCTTGTCATCGGTTTCATCGGCATCTTCGTCCCAGGACTGCCGACGACGCCGTTCCTCCTCATCGCCAGTGGATGCTATGTGCGTAGTTCGGAACGACTCTACCGATGGCTCACGAGCCGACCTTGGTACAGGGAATCCGTGAGCCCGCTGATCGAGCAACGAGCCCTTCCATTGAAAACGAAGATCGTCGCGCTCGTGCTGGGATGGAGTATGCTCGGTTACCTCGCCCTCTTCGTCGTCGAAGATCTCGCGCTGAAGGTCTTGATCCTGGTCGTCGCCCTGATCAAGACCTCAGTCATCGTCTCCCTCAAGACAGTTCGATGA
- a CDS encoding OsmC family protein yields MARSYVYETEAVWVSERRVTIHSPGAPALEVSSPPEFQGQEGVWTPETLLVASVNTCFVLTFLAIAQLSKLEVVSLRVRTWGRLEKLEGAGYQITEIVIKPLLGLRSETDRERAERLLEKAERNCFISNSIKANVRLEPEIIVSA; encoded by the coding sequence GTGGCGAGATCATACGTGTATGAGACAGAGGCCGTGTGGGTGAGCGAGCGTCGCGTGACAATTCACTCTCCAGGGGCACCGGCGCTTGAGGTCTCCTCTCCACCGGAATTTCAAGGGCAGGAAGGAGTGTGGACGCCGGAGACGCTCCTTGTGGCTTCGGTCAATACCTGTTTCGTCCTCACTTTTCTGGCGATCGCGCAACTCTCGAAGTTGGAAGTCGTCAGCCTGCGGGTGAGGACGTGGGGGAGATTGGAGAAGCTCGAAGGGGCGGGCTACCAAATTACGGAGATCGTCATCAAACCCTTGCTCGGGCTTCGATCCGAAACCGATCGCGAGCGCGCTGAGCGACTTCTGGAGAAAGCTGAGCGGAACTGCTTCATCTCGAATTCGATCAAAGCGAACGTCCGGTTGGAGCCGGAGATCATCGTTTCGGCGTGA
- a CDS encoding TonB-dependent receptor, protein MSRRGHDVKKACRQWASCVVLLVLGGMTLWEHTLAASVQAGRIRGKVLAVTADRREPLAGVLLILSGEFLPGKVTQTISDDEGNYSFGDLPPGDYVLSVEVEGFERFAQKIMVPLGALVEVPVELKPKAVREAVTITAGEDELRRIESHVPAQLGAPLLRNAPLVNEKFQDALPLLPGVVRGPDGLLNVKGARATQSGILVSSLNATDPVTGQSAIELPIEAVETVQIYSNPYSAEFGKFTGAVTAIETRAGTNEWKYLLTNFMPRLRRRAGTIMGIESATPRFALSGPIARDRLFFFQGLEYRFVRTRVPSLPDLQNDTRLESFDAFSRFDAVLNATNRLTLIVSVFPQKLDFVNLNTFNPMETTPNFHQRGWFVALHEQAAFRNGSLLQSSFSIKDFDVDVYGNSPPPFRITPNGNMGGWFNRQHRDSRRYEWMEVYHFPTLSWGGQHAFKIGSNVAVNTFTGYDRNHPVHILRADGTLAQLITFVGAGQLQRRNTEVTFYGQDKWTIHPRLTLDWGIRYDWNGIARENNVAPRLGVVLLPFSDPRTIVRGGVGIFYDKVPLNVGAFEQYQAMQVLRFGPDGRTILDGPRVFRNLIEGGAYRTPRSTAWSLQVDRELTRRVLLRFGYEERRSRRDFLLEPQSFPTGESALVLSNRGRSRYREFQVVARLRLQEQHDLFLAYVRSRAEGDLNAFSAYIGNFHNPIVRSNEYSRLPFDAPNRLLLWGDVRLPFDLLLSPVVDWRDGFPFSLVDEEQNFVGPRNRGGRFPRFFSLDLQVTKGVTIPFFGKKYRTRIGVKIFNVTNHWNPRDVQSNIHSPAFGTFYNSVPRTFRGKFEIEF, encoded by the coding sequence ATGAGTCGTCGAGGGCACGATGTCAAGAAGGCGTGCAGGCAGTGGGCCTCCTGCGTCGTGCTCCTGGTCCTCGGAGGAATGACGCTGTGGGAGCACACCCTGGCCGCTTCCGTTCAGGCTGGACGCATCAGGGGAAAAGTCCTCGCCGTGACAGCCGATCGGCGCGAACCGTTGGCCGGTGTGTTGCTTATCCTGAGTGGGGAATTCCTGCCGGGGAAGGTGACGCAGACGATCAGCGACGACGAAGGGAACTATAGCTTCGGCGATCTCCCGCCAGGGGATTATGTGCTCTCGGTCGAGGTGGAGGGATTCGAGCGGTTCGCGCAGAAGATCATGGTGCCGCTTGGCGCCCTCGTAGAGGTCCCGGTGGAATTGAAGCCAAAGGCTGTGCGCGAGGCTGTCACGATCACGGCAGGCGAGGATGAATTGCGCCGCATCGAGTCGCACGTTCCGGCGCAGCTTGGAGCGCCGCTTTTGCGGAACGCTCCTTTGGTGAACGAGAAGTTCCAGGATGCGTTGCCGCTGTTGCCCGGCGTCGTGCGCGGTCCTGATGGGCTTTTGAATGTGAAGGGCGCGCGAGCGACGCAAAGCGGCATCCTCGTCTCCAGCCTCAACGCTACTGATCCGGTGACCGGACAGTCCGCCATCGAGCTGCCGATCGAGGCTGTTGAGACCGTTCAGATCTACTCGAATCCCTATTCGGCGGAGTTCGGCAAGTTCACCGGCGCGGTCACGGCCATCGAGACGCGCGCGGGTACGAACGAGTGGAAGTATCTGCTCACGAATTTCATGCCCCGATTGCGCAGGCGCGCAGGGACGATCATGGGCATTGAATCTGCGACGCCGCGCTTCGCCCTGAGCGGGCCCATCGCGCGGGATCGGCTCTTCTTTTTCCAAGGCCTCGAATACCGCTTCGTGCGGACGCGCGTTCCAAGTCTACCGGATTTGCAGAACGACACCCGGTTGGAATCCTTCGATGCCTTCTCCCGTTTCGATGCCGTCCTCAATGCCACGAATCGCCTGACGCTGATCGTCTCGGTCTTTCCGCAGAAGCTCGACTTCGTCAATCTGAACACGTTCAATCCGATGGAGACGACGCCGAATTTCCACCAGCGCGGATGGTTCGTCGCCCTGCACGAGCAGGCGGCTTTCCGCAACGGCTCGCTCTTGCAATCGAGCTTCAGCATCAAGGACTTCGACGTGGACGTTTACGGTAACAGTCCGCCGCCGTTTCGCATCACACCCAATGGCAACATGGGCGGTTGGTTCAATCGGCAGCATCGGGACAGTCGGCGCTACGAGTGGATGGAGGTCTACCATTTCCCAACGCTCTCCTGGGGCGGGCAGCACGCGTTCAAGATCGGGAGCAACGTGGCCGTCAATACGTTCACAGGATACGACCGCAATCATCCCGTGCACATCCTGCGCGCTGATGGCACGTTAGCGCAACTGATCACCTTCGTCGGAGCGGGGCAGCTGCAGCGTCGGAACACCGAGGTGACCTTCTACGGGCAGGACAAATGGACGATTCATCCCCGCCTGACTCTCGATTGGGGGATTCGCTACGATTGGAATGGGATTGCGCGGGAGAACAACGTCGCGCCGCGCTTAGGCGTCGTGCTCCTGCCTTTCTCCGATCCGCGGACGATCGTGCGCGGGGGCGTCGGCATCTTCTATGACAAAGTCCCGCTCAATGTCGGCGCGTTCGAGCAATATCAGGCGATGCAGGTCCTGCGGTTCGGTCCCGATGGTCGGACGATCTTGGACGGGCCGCGCGTCTTTCGAAACCTCATCGAAGGCGGGGCATATCGAACGCCACGCAGCACGGCATGGAGCCTGCAGGTGGATCGCGAATTGACCCGACGCGTGCTCCTGCGCTTCGGATACGAGGAGCGACGTTCTCGGCGCGACTTCCTCCTGGAGCCGCAGAGCTTCCCGACCGGCGAGAGCGCGCTCGTCCTCAGCAATCGAGGACGCTCCCGCTATCGGGAATTTCAAGTCGTCGCGCGACTTCGCCTTCAGGAGCAACATGACCTCTTCCTCGCCTACGTTCGCTCGCGCGCCGAGGGCGATCTGAATGCGTTCTCGGCCTACATCGGCAATTTCCATAATCCCATCGTTCGGTCCAACGAATACTCGCGCCTTCCCTTCGATGCCCCGAATCGCCTCCTCCTTTGGGGGGATGTTCGCTTGCCCTTCGATCTGCTCCTCTCTCCGGTCGTGGATTGGCGCGATGGGTTTCCCTTCTCGCTCGTGGATGAAGAACAGAATTTCGTCGGGCCGCGGAATCGCGGCGGGCGCTTCCCGCGCTTCTTCTCCCTCGATTTGCAGGTCACCAAGGGGGTGACCATTCCCTTCTTCGGGAAGAAATATCGAACGCGCATAGGCGTGAAGATCTTCAATGTGACGAATCATTGGAACCCGCGCGACGTGCAAAGCAATATTCACAGTCCTGCGTTTGGGACGTTCTACAATAGCGTGCCGCGGACGTTCCGCGGGAAGTTTGAGATTGAGTTTTGA